One window from the genome of Carnobacterium viridans encodes:
- a CDS encoding YcxB family protein produces the protein MNNEENVLVKFSVTEKDYTRTFLYMRMKYAIKVLISGFLILMIYLFTLTDLSLLTNFIISALSVLLIAVPLSFFAVSYKAKKEFRSDHDLREELTVEANDLGLNLSASNGNSHRDWDRIYSVREIKHDFIVYFSKSFAFSLPKSYFGSKKDISLFKELVSKHINSDKVYFKKQ, from the coding sequence ATGAATAACGAAGAAAATGTTCTAGTTAAATTCTCTGTAACAGAAAAAGATTATACTCGAACTTTCTTATATATGAGAATGAAATATGCTATAAAAGTTTTAATTAGCGGTTTTTTAATATTAATGATCTATTTATTTACTTTAACAGATCTTTCGTTGCTAACGAATTTTATTATTTCTGCATTATCTGTCCTTTTAATTGCTGTTCCACTCTCTTTTTTTGCTGTAAGTTATAAAGCAAAAAAAGAATTTAGAAGTGACCATGATTTAAGAGAAGAACTCACGGTTGAAGCAAACGATTTAGGACTTAATTTAAGTGCTTCAAATGGGAATAGTCATCGTGACTGGGATCGTATTTACTCAGTTCGAGAAATCAAACATGATTTTATTGTTTATTTTTCTAAATCTTTTGCATTTTCATTACCCAAGAGCTATTTTGGTTCTAAAAAAGACATTTCCCTATTTAAAGAATTAGTCTCAAAACATATAAATTCTGATAAGGTATACTTCAAAAAACAGTAA